In Eubacteriales bacterium, a single window of DNA contains:
- a CDS encoding uridylate kinase, whose translation MANFDFDVVVKIGSMALIRQEDNDLDYNIFSRLASELKPGYALISSGATEIGRLDYMKRNGQRELKGDMDEIKADYAAQGQAILMQNYRKFINPKYSVRQVLVEHAHFNDEEKKEHIKKLLFRAANQNAIPIINYNDPVCSEENRRMEIAALRNKKENIVECVDNDETAAIITKILNARLLVLLTSVDGIFKDKDDPNTLIPEIIAESYEKLEKKVDEIITYCNGSSRKMAGGAAAKLKFAMIPIDSGTTVIIANAKYHLNDIIKGIVPRTLISIEK comes from the coding sequence ATGGCAAACTTTGATTTTGATGTTGTCGTAAAAATCGGTTCTATGGCTCTTATACGTCAAGAAGACAACGATCTTGATTATAACATCTTTTCGCGTCTGGCAAGCGAACTTAAGCCTGGATATGCATTAATTAGCTCCGGCGCGACAGAGATAGGCCGGCTTGATTATATGAAGAGAAACGGGCAAAGAGAGCTTAAAGGCGATATGGATGAGATAAAGGCAGATTATGCCGCACAAGGACAGGCTATATTGATGCAGAACTATAGGAAATTCATAAATCCTAAGTATTCGGTACGGCAGGTCTTAGTTGAACATGCACATTTTAACGACGAAGAAAAGAAGGAGCACATAAAAAAACTTCTTTTTAGAGCGGCAAACCAAAACGCCATACCGATAATAAACTACAACGATCCTGTATGTTCAGAGGAAAACAGGCGTATGGAAATAGCCGCACTTAGAAACAAGAAAGAAAATATTGTAGAATGTGTTGACAACGATGAGACTGCAGCCATTATCACCAAGATACTGAACGCACGTCTTTTAGTATTATTGACGTCTGTAGACGGGATTTTTAAGGATAAAGACGATCCTAATACCCTTATCCCCGAAATCATTGCTGAAAGCTATGAAAAATTAGAAAAGAAGGTAGATGAGATCATTACATACTGCAACGGCTCTTCCCGCAAGATGGCAGGCGGAGCGGCAGCAAAGCTTAAATTTGCTATGATCCCTATTGATTCTGGAACTACGGTTATCATTGCCAATGCAAAATACCATTTAAATGATATAATTAAAGGAATAGTTCCAAGAACTTTAATTTCTATTGAAAAATAA